Proteins encoded together in one Campylobacter peloridis LMG 23910 window:
- a CDS encoding DNA/RNA endonuclease G, producing MKKILLLCFFVFNAFAYTQYELHPSFKKYFQECSLLMDKYYYINCYDYNYKGTKAIAYKLEAEILNQGHIKKRPRFSEDTNIAKKYRTYWEDYLRSGYTRGHVVPNQSMNATKQAQLSTFLMSNITPQKKEINAKIWNEIEQRERYLAKKYKELEVLNLIIYEQNPKRIKNNIAIPSFYVKILKAKNYTECYKVPNNDNFAEFNRNYFKQDCKNYINY from the coding sequence ATGAAAAAAATTTTATTGCTTTGCTTTTTTGTGTTTAATGCCTTTGCTTATACACAATATGAATTGCACCCTAGTTTTAAAAAATACTTTCAAGAGTGCTCTTTGCTTATGGATAAGTATTATTATATCAATTGTTATGATTATAATTACAAAGGCACTAAGGCTATAGCTTATAAACTAGAAGCTGAAATTTTAAATCAAGGCCATATCAAAAAACGCCCAAGATTTTCAGAAGATACAAACATAGCTAAAAAATACCGCACTTACTGGGAGGATTATTTAAGAAGTGGGTATACAAGAGGGCATGTTGTGCCTAATCAATCCATGAATGCAACCAAGCAAGCTCAACTTAGCACTTTTTTAATGAGCAATATCACTCCACAAAAAAAAGAAATCAACGCTAAAATTTGGAATGAAATCGAACAAAGAGAAAGGTATTTAGCAAAAAAATACAAAGAACTTGAAGTTTTAAATTTAATCATTTATGAACAAAATCCAAAACGCATAAAAAACAATATCGCTATACCTAGTTTTTATGTAAAAATTTTAAAAGCTAAAAACTATACAGAGTGCTATAAAGTGCCAAATAACGATAATTTTGCTGAATTTAATCGCAATTATTTTAAACAAGATTGTAAAAATTATATAAATTATTAA
- the pdxA gene encoding 4-hydroxythreonine-4-phosphate dehydrogenase — protein MKKIAISIGDINGIGMQILLASHDELVKICKPYYFVHYDLIKKASKLLNLKPKAKMNLVEFVNCEQENFSFKEEKEDFVIYTFSHKLNYEFDYKFELNPANLDAKSGMYSFLSFQAASYCAYLFLDALLTLPINKKTWQMAGIEYKGHTEALRDFFKQDAIMMLGCEKLFVALYTEHIALREVYKHIKALKLAQFLINFYKCTLFENIGVLSFNPHASDDGVIGGEEEIEIKKAIKMANVFLKDENLSLLNLEDISFLKQKEAELAHKKDVFLSQPLVADSAFTPFSLSKCKYLVSMYHDLALAPLKALYFDESINVSLNLPIIRTSVDHGTAYDKAYKNENINLQSYMQAANAAINFAKIKEKNK, from the coding sequence ATGAAAAAAATTGCTATTAGTATAGGGGATATAAATGGCATAGGCATGCAAATTTTATTAGCTTCTCATGATGAGTTAGTAAAGATTTGCAAGCCGTATTATTTTGTGCATTATGATTTAATCAAAAAAGCAAGCAAACTTTTAAATTTAAAACCAAAAGCTAAAATGAATTTAGTTGAATTTGTAAATTGCGAGCAAGAAAATTTTAGCTTTAAAGAAGAAAAAGAGGATTTTGTAATTTATACTTTTTCTCATAAATTAAATTATGAGTTTGATTATAAATTTGAGTTAAATCCTGCTAATTTAGATGCAAAAAGTGGGATGTATTCTTTTTTAAGTTTTCAAGCAGCTAGTTATTGTGCGTATTTATTTTTAGATGCTTTATTAACCTTGCCTATAAATAAAAAAACTTGGCAAATGGCAGGCATAGAATATAAAGGGCATACTGAGGCTTTGAGGGATTTTTTTAAACAAGATGCTATTATGATGCTTGGTTGTGAAAAACTTTTTGTGGCTTTATATACTGAACATATAGCTTTAAGAGAGGTTTATAAACACATTAAAGCCTTAAAACTAGCTCAATTTTTAATAAATTTTTACAAATGCACTTTGTTTGAAAATATAGGAGTTTTAAGTTTTAATCCCCATGCAAGTGATGATGGGGTTATTGGCGGAGAAGAAGAAATAGAAATAAAAAAAGCCATAAAAATGGCAAATGTATTTTTAAAAGATGAAAATTTATCCTTGCTAAATTTAGAAGATATTTCTTTTTTAAAGCAAAAAGAAGCAGAATTAGCTCATAAAAAAGATGTTTTTTTAAGCCAGCCTTTAGTGGCTGATAGTGCTTTTACACCTTTTTCTTTAAGCAAGTGTAAGTATTTAGTAAGTATGTATCATGATCTTGCTTTAGCACCTTTAAAGGCTTTGTATTTTGATGAGAGTATAAATGTAAGTTTGAATTTACCAATTATCCGCACAAGTGTAGATCATGGAACAGCTTATGATAAAGCTTATAAAAATGAAAATATCAATTTGCAAAGTTATATGCAAGCAGCTAATGCGGCTATAAATTTTGCAAAAATCAAAGAAAAAAATAAGTAA
- a CDS encoding filamentous hemagglutinin N-terminal domain-containing protein, whose amino-acid sequence MAVFSPRGGGSNNFDLTPSKKLTNHILLSSIVASLLFSPAFALPSGGKFTHGTSGTINVSGNNMHINGNKVNSVIQWGGGFNINKGESVNFGGNSKNYLNIAHGTNKSTIAGILNAKDNNVFLINPNGVIITKTGNINANRFVASTSSMSNEDMNKFANLSQEQGNSFSPVFKPNGGNVVNMGGILDVKNITFQGNKVILNANTNYTEKDKFISANNITLEGKEVYVDVGNINGDKIQNIKISADKGSMYLNASGYYYNPNSFLVFDKYRNSNSNFKVYKYVGIGSVQDWWHFAKGWNDNKEGFRNTASEYRLTNNINFGASEGKNYANYCIDGFECISMIIGVNYTNAFNKIFNGQGYKLENINININESGKKQNVGIFGYINNATIENVNIDYKGGGINAKYTPNNSYIGVGGFIGIAENSTIRNISLKNINKITATNTFGVGGFIGIAEKNVNFKNILIDGGNTMKISSTGSNVGGFIASGSEGSIFENIYVKNINSIKSDIYNAGGFIGGTSSSSTNWKDFVFFKNIHIANIGAIDGLYSGGFIGSATGVKTENIKIEEINKILGKNSAGGLAGILSPGEYSDISINNIGIIESANSGGFAGAMDTGSNNNKKNTIITNVYIKDINEIKAINTSDAYAGGFIGKVSSINAPTGENTSNIFNNITIDKIGKFYIKSNSRAYTGGLIGIIFNNFNANYNFSSINLFFDSNMRITGENHNVGKIIGKSTDSRLSFNNSNFYYIAENFAGSRSENYSGFNLQQYVKINEQQKYNEFTTKDQTTKPNIGLFQSNNKELLDLPDVEKIKNEITILEKDDLFKDTIQKEIIEDIIKKYYFVDIKTLDDLLKTYNKLNSNNSKEERINFIKNHLLISKSEQEAKEVVESLDFLLAYKTNGLENAEKNGLLKNDETITANRAIQSNVKKTLSYEQDLIVDFLQNKKNGLKWLVDYTNNLLQELKNTQTALKDAILKYNAYVDLINSNKAERDDAKLEAIKKNINKLIFQSKTLATEIDNKQIVLSKWQNKSKNDSNEHFVILGKFNYEQLIDNPNLNKPNGDGGKEPDVKPDPEFPNIDLEFEQTASLNLIKYEEEEEKEIGETQGEQRSITCIVNDNYKTMNPCVVEYY is encoded by the coding sequence ATGGCAGTATTTTCTCCACGGGGGGGGGGATCGAATAATTTTGATTTAACTCCTTCTAAAAAACTAACTAATCACATCTTACTTTCAAGTATAGTTGCTTCATTGCTTTTCTCACCTGCGTTTGCCTTACCAAGTGGTGGTAAATTTACTCATGGCACAAGTGGAACTATAAATGTTAGTGGTAATAATATGCATATAAATGGTAATAAAGTTAATTCTGTTATCCAATGGGGTGGTGGTTTTAATATAAATAAAGGTGAAAGTGTAAATTTTGGTGGTAATAGCAAAAACTACTTAAACATAGCTCATGGAACAAATAAATCTACCATAGCAGGTATATTAAATGCAAAAGATAATAATGTATTTTTAATCAATCCTAATGGAGTAATCATTACTAAAACAGGTAATATCAATGCTAATCGCTTTGTAGCTTCTACTTCATCGATGAGTAATGAGGATATGAATAAATTTGCAAATTTATCACAAGAGCAAGGTAATTCTTTCTCGCCTGTGTTTAAACCAAATGGTGGTAATGTAGTTAATATGGGTGGTATTCTTGATGTTAAAAACATTACATTTCAAGGCAATAAAGTAATCTTAAATGCAAATACAAACTATACTGAAAAAGATAAATTTATATCAGCTAATAATATTACATTAGAAGGTAAAGAAGTATATGTAGATGTTGGCAATATAAATGGAGATAAAATTCAAAATATAAAAATTTCTGCAGATAAAGGTTCTATGTATCTAAATGCTAGTGGATATTATTATAATCCTAATTCTTTTTTAGTTTTTGATAAATATAGAAATTCAAATAGCAATTTTAAAGTATATAAATATGTGGGTATAGGTTCTGTGCAAGATTGGTGGCATTTTGCTAAAGGTTGGAATGATAACAAAGAAGGTTTTAGAAATACAGCTAGTGAATATAGATTAACTAATAATATAAATTTTGGAGCTAGTGAAGGAAAAAACTATGCTAATTATTGCATAGATGGATTTGAGTGCATTAGTATGATAATTGGGGTAAATTATACTAATGCATTTAATAAAATATTTAACGGACAAGGTTATAAGTTAGAAAATATTAACATCAATATAAACGAAAGTGGTAAAAAACAAAATGTAGGAATTTTTGGATACATTAATAATGCAACTATAGAAAATGTTAATATTGATTATAAAGGTGGTGGTATAAATGCAAAATATACACCCAATAATAGTTATATTGGTGTTGGAGGATTTATAGGAATTGCTGAAAATTCAACCATAAGAAATATATCATTAAAAAACATAAACAAAATTACCGCTACTAATACTTTTGGTGTTGGAGGATTTATAGGAATTGCTGAAAAAAATGTAAATTTTAAAAATATACTTATTGATGGTGGAAATACTATGAAAATAAGCAGTACTGGAAGTAATGTTGGGGGTTTTATAGCCAGTGGTAGCGAAGGAAGTATATTTGAAAATATTTATGTCAAAAATATCAATAGCATTAAAAGTGATATTTATAATGCTGGTGGATTTATCGGTGGTACTTCTTCTTCTTCAACCAATTGGAAGGATTTTGTGTTTTTTAAAAATATTCACATAGCAAATATAGGAGCTATTGATGGTTTATATTCAGGTGGATTTATAGGAAGTGCTACAGGAGTAAAAACTGAAAATATAAAAATAGAAGAGATTAATAAAATATTAGGTAAAAACTCAGCAGGTGGGCTTGCTGGAATACTATCTCCAGGAGAGTATAGTGATATTTCTATAAACAATATAGGTATCATAGAAAGTGCAAATTCTGGAGGATTTGCTGGTGCTATGGATACTGGATCTAATAACAACAAAAAAAATACTATAATAACAAATGTATACATAAAAGATATTAATGAGATTAAAGCTATAAATACATCTGATGCTTATGCTGGAGGTTTTATAGGTAAAGTTTCAAGTATTAATGCACCTACTGGAGAAAACACTAGTAACATATTTAACAATATAACTATTGATAAAATCGGTAAATTTTACATAAAAAGCAATTCAAGAGCTTATACAGGTGGGTTAATAGGAATAATTTTTAATAACTTTAATGCAAATTATAATTTTTCTAGTATTAATTTATTTTTTGATTCTAACATGAGAATTACTGGTGAAAATCATAATGTTGGTAAAATCATAGGTAAAAGCACAGACTCTAGATTATCTTTTAATAATTCAAATTTTTACTATATTGCAGAAAATTTTGCAGGCTCAAGAAGTGAGAATTATAGTGGATTCAATCTTCAACAATATGTAAAAATAAATGAACAGCAAAAATATAATGAATTTACAACAAAAGATCAAACCACAAAACCAAATATAGGATTATTTCAATCTAATAATAAGGAATTGCTTGATTTACCAGATGTAGAAAAAATAAAAAATGAAATTACTATTTTAGAAAAAGATGATCTTTTTAAAGATACTATTCAAAAAGAAATTATAGAAGACATTATAAAAAAATACTATTTTGTTGACATTAAAACTCTAGATGATCTATTAAAAACTTACAATAAATTAAATTCCAATAATTCAAAAGAAGAAAGAATTAATTTTATAAAAAATCATTTACTTATAAGTAAAAGCGAACAAGAAGCTAAAGAGGTGGTTGAAAGTTTAGATTTTTTATTAGCTTATAAAACCAATGGTTTAGAAAATGCTGAAAAAAATGGATTATTGAAAAATGATGAGACAATAACCGCAAATAGAGCAATTCAGAGTAATGTTAAAAAAACTTTATCTTATGAGCAAGATCTTATAGTTGATTTTTTACAAAACAAAAAAAATGGACTTAAATGGCTGGTTGATTATACAAACAACTTACTACAAGAACTCAAGAATACTCAAACAGCTTTAAAAGATGCTATTTTAAAATATAACGCCTATGTAGATTTAATCAATAGTAATAAAGCTGAAAGAGATGATGCTAAACTTGAAGCTATTAAAAAAAATATAAATAAGTTAATATTTCAAAGCAAAACTCTAGCTACTGAAATTGATAATAAACAGATTGTTTTATCAAAATGGCAAAATAAATCTAAAAATGATTCAAATGAACACTTTGTGATTTTAGGTAAATTTAATTATGAGCAATTGATTGATAATCCTAATTTAAACAAACCAAATGGAGATGGTGGGAAGGAACCAGATGTTAAACCAGATCCAGAATTTCCAAATATTGATTTAGAATTTGAACAAACTGCTTCTTTAAATTTAATTAAATATGAAGAGGAAGAAGAGAAAGAAATAGGTGAAACGCAAGGCGAGCAAAGATCTATTACTTGCATAGTAAATGATAATTATAAAACTATGAATCCTTGTGTGGTAGAGTATTATTAA
- a CDS encoding filamentous hemagglutinin N-terminal domain-containing protein: protein MAVFSPRGGGSNNFDLTPSKKLTNHILLSSIVASLLFSPAFALPSGGKFTHGTSGTINVSGNNMHINGNKVNSVIQWGGGFNINKGESVNFGGNSKNYLNIAHGTNKSTIAGVLNASGNNVFLINPNGVIITKTGNINANRFVASTSSMDSKAMQEFANMKTFNDGLAFSPVFKPNPKGGNVINMGNINANDVTLQGNKVLLQAETSLDKDTNNIKLNQITTDNLTIKANEAYVDVATTKTNKINITANKGNAYLSATGYYYNPKRQYNEFNSINNKINKTYNQFISIGSDVDWWHFAKGWNESNDFRTIASEYRLINDINFNANCKNGICTGQNYANYWVDLNADGIKQDNEFTSMIVGEDYNSEFSKNFDGQGYTLKNINIDTTKLDNTYYAGIFGDARNATFKNINVDYMGGSVIGYYAAGFIASSSDSKFYNMKISNIGLIQARHRSGGFIADAYRGAYYNIHINNIKEISGKAASGGFVGFYSQPDSNYKDNVYFQDIYIDNINTIRDEDGHAGGFAGDLYSIYAGRTILKNIYINNINSIFASGDYGIYGGKDNTAKAGGFVGSIGLYGGGAYDIFNVSINNIGTIKSLGKITATGGFAGELLGGGAKFENISLNNIKNIISENNNKDSLGRSASSGGFAGYITGGYFNNISLNNIGTIKSIKTDTSHKEVGIYSGGFVGFLTYRANINNIFMFMDQGASILASGGSESLSGKFFGMIKEVSDFGINFSNINIYHHENDLTNATADQAYWKNNLINFNANINGEINIHTYTDKTQGYTDFKKQALTIDGLKEIDCDNGKKCLIFTTDFDIEKPTITSPIPNLDSILNEKPTLNKDDLISNAVWNDYIIKDIDKIKYVINIRLLDKLLKEYKTLANKTEDEQVKFITAYLGVKENDARALLQSLSFLNAYKDHDINKAQFENNAKKDFEQSFKKADDKIKDFNKNKNLWHTKLDKLNKEVVSLGLDIEKQLEQNQAKLKRFIKAYNEFLTLIDKGIKNENDPAFIAIKNNIKELDKEAKLLYAKLSIQENNLQIFKDKNNNNKVIVIGKFNTSLINTPNVDKPTQGGGIENDDYQKLSRQIASSQKQTPTFKYEEEETQEIEEAAITQRARTCIVSDNFKTMNPCVVGSY from the coding sequence ATGGCAGTATTTTCTCCACGGGGGGGGGGATCGAATAATTTTGATTTAACTCCTTCTAAAAAACTAACTAATCACATCTTACTTTCAAGTATAGTTGCTTCATTACTTTTTTCACCTGCATTTGCCTTACCAAGTGGTGGTAAATTTACTCATGGCACAAGTGGAACTATAAATGTCAGTGGTAATAATATGCATATAAATGGTAATAAAGTTAATTCTGTTATCCAATGGGGTGGTGGTTTTAATATAAATAAAGGTGAAAGTGTAAATTTTGGTGGTAATAGTAAAAACTATTTAAACATAGCTCATGGAACAAATAAATCTACCATAGCAGGTGTATTAAATGCAAGTGGTAATAATGTATTTTTAATCAATCCTAATGGAGTAATCATTACTAAAACAGGTAATATCAATGCTAATCGCTTTGTAGCTTCTACTTCATCGATGGATAGTAAGGCTATGCAAGAATTTGCTAATATGAAAACCTTTAATGATGGTTTAGCTTTCTCTCCTGTATTTAAACCAAACCCTAAAGGTGGTAATGTAATTAATATGGGTAATATCAATGCAAATGATGTTACCTTACAAGGTAATAAAGTATTATTGCAAGCTGAAACTAGTTTAGATAAAGATACTAATAATATCAAACTAAATCAAATTACAACTGATAATCTTACTATAAAAGCTAATGAAGCATATGTGGATGTTGCAACAACTAAAACAAATAAAATAAATATCACAGCAAACAAAGGAAATGCATATTTGAGTGCTACTGGGTATTATTATAATCCTAAAAGACAATATAATGAGTTTAATTCTATTAATAATAAAATCAATAAAACATATAATCAATTTATCAGCATAGGTTCTGATGTAGACTGGTGGCATTTTGCTAAAGGCTGGAATGAAAGTAATGATTTTAGAACCATTGCAAGTGAATATAGACTAATCAATGATATAAATTTCAATGCTAATTGCAAAAATGGAATATGCACTGGACAAAATTATGCAAATTATTGGGTAGATTTAAACGCAGATGGCATAAAACAAGATAATGAATTTACCAGTATGATTGTGGGTGAAGATTATAATAGTGAGTTTAGTAAAAACTTTGATGGGCAAGGATATACACTTAAAAATATAAATATAGATACGACGAAATTGGATAATACATATTATGCAGGAATATTTGGAGACGCTAGAAATGCTACTTTTAAAAATATAAATGTTGATTATATGGGTGGGAGTGTGATTGGTTATTATGCAGCAGGTTTTATAGCAAGTTCTTCAGATTCTAAATTCTATAATATGAAAATATCTAACATAGGATTAATTCAAGCAAGACATAGATCTGGTGGGTTTATAGCAGATGCTTATAGAGGAGCTTATTATAATATACATATAAATAATATAAAAGAGATAAGTGGTAAAGCTGCATCTGGTGGATTTGTTGGATTTTACAGCCAACCTGATAGTAACTATAAAGATAATGTATATTTTCAAGACATATATATTGATAATATTAACACAATAAGAGATGAAGACGGACATGCTGGTGGATTTGCTGGAGATTTGTATAGTATATATGCTGGTAGAACTATATTAAAAAATATATATATTAATAATATTAATAGTATTTTTGCTTCTGGTGATTATGGCATTTATGGTGGAAAAGATAACACTGCTAAGGCTGGTGGGTTTGTTGGCAGCATAGGGCTTTATGGTGGAGGTGCATATGATATATTTAATGTAAGCATTAATAATATAGGAACTATAAAAAGTTTAGGAAAAATTACTGCAACAGGTGGTTTTGCTGGAGAATTATTAGGAGGTGGTGCTAAATTTGAAAATATATCTTTAAATAATATTAAAAATATTATAAGTGAAAATAACAACAAAGATAGTTTAGGTAGGAGTGCTTCATCTGGTGGTTTTGCTGGATATATTACTGGAGGATATTTTAATAATATTTCTTTAAATAATATAGGCACTATTAAAAGTATTAAAACTGATACAAGTCATAAAGAGGTTGGTATATATAGTGGAGGTTTTGTAGGTTTTTTAACATATAGAGCTAATATTAATAATATTTTTATGTTTATGGATCAAGGAGCTAGTATACTTGCTAGTGGTGGATCAGAAAGTTTATCTGGTAAATTTTTTGGAATGATAAAAGAAGTTTCAGATTTTGGTATTAATTTCTCTAACATCAACATTTACCACCATGAAAATGATTTAACCAATGCAACAGCTGATCAAGCTTATTGGAAAAATAATCTTATAAATTTTAATGCTAATATCAATGGTGAAATCAACATCCACACTTACACAGATAAAACCCAAGGCTACACTGATTTTAAAAAACAAGCTTTAACTATAGATGGTTTAAAGGAAATTGATTGTGATAATGGTAAAAAATGTTTGATTTTTACTACAGATTTTGATATAGAAAAACCAACTATTACTAGTCCTATTCCTAATCTAGATTCAATTCTTAATGAAAAACCTACTCTAAATAAAGATGATTTAATCTCTAATGCAGTATGGAATGATTATATTATTAAAGATATTGATAAGATTAAATATGTTATCAATATTAGATTGTTAGATAAATTGCTAAAAGAATATAAAACTTTAGCCAATAAAACAGAAGATGAACAAGTTAAATTTATCACAGCTTATTTAGGTGTTAAAGAAAATGATGCTAGAGCTTTATTGCAAAGTTTAAGTTTTTTAAATGCTTATAAAGATCATGATATAAATAAAGCTCAATTTGAAAATAATGCAAAAAAAGATTTTGAGCAATCCTTTAAAAAAGCAGATGATAAAATCAAAGACTTTAACAAAAACAAAAACTTATGGCATACTAAATTAGACAAACTAAATAAAGAAGTAGTTTCTTTGGGTTTAGATATAGAAAAACAATTAGAACAAAATCAAGCTAAACTTAAAAGATTTATAAAAGCTTATAATGAATTTTTAACCTTAATAGACAAAGGTATAAAAAATGAAAATGATCCTGCTTTTATAGCTATAAAAAATAATATAAAAGAACTAGACAAAGAAGCAAAACTACTTTATGCTAAATTATCTATACAAGAAAATAATCTTCAAATTTTTAAAGATAAAAACAATAACAATAAAGTTATAGTAATAGGAAAATTCAATACATCTTTAATAAATACTCCTAATGTAGACAAACCAACCCAAGGTGGTGGTATTGAAAATGATGATTATCAAAAACTATCACGCCAAATAGCTAGTTCTCAAAAACAAACACCTACTTTTAAATACGAAGAAGAAGAAACCCAAGAAATAGAAGAAGCAGCTATTACTCAAAGAGCTAGAACTTGTATAGTAAGTGATAATTTTAAAACTATGAATCCTTGTGTGGTTGGAAGTTATTAA
- a CDS encoding pyridoxine 5'-phosphate synthase, translating to MLLGVNIDHIAVLREARKVNDPDLLEAAILSANLADQITIHVREDRRHANEFDLENILKYCKCIVNLECSIDMIEYAIKYKPSRVTLVPEKRQELTTEGGLNLENEKLKEAINALKKEQIEVSLFVDPNLKDIEKSSALNADFVELHTGFYANVYNALYTNINQTPYALPELILSKNELKKLLENELQRLKQSANLAKSLNLEVAAGHGLNYKNVKNIVDILEIKELNIGQSIVARSVFVGLEKAILQMKALIKR from the coding sequence ATGCTTTTAGGGGTTAATATCGATCATATTGCGGTTTTAAGAGAAGCTAGAAAAGTAAATGATCCAGATTTATTAGAAGCTGCGATTTTGAGTGCAAATTTAGCTGATCAAATCACTATCCATGTAAGAGAAGATCGTCGCCATGCTAATGAATTTGACTTAGAAAATATTTTAAAATACTGCAAGTGTATAGTAAATCTTGAGTGTTCTATAGATATGATAGAATATGCTATAAAATACAAACCTTCACGCGTTACTTTAGTGCCTGAAAAAAGGCAAGAGCTTACAACAGAAGGCGGGCTTAATCTTGAGAATGAAAAACTAAAAGAAGCCATTAATGCTTTGAAAAAAGAGCAAATTGAGGTTTCTTTGTTTGTTGATCCTAATTTAAAAGACATTGAAAAATCATCTGCTTTAAATGCTGATTTTGTAGAACTTCATACAGGCTTTTATGCTAATGTTTATAATGCTTTATATACTAATATCAATCAAACTCCTTATGCATTGCCTGAATTAATTTTAAGTAAAAATGAACTCAAAAAGCTTTTAGAAAATGAACTACAAAGACTAAAACAAAGTGCAAATTTAGCTAAAAGCTTGAATTTAGAAGTGGCTGCTGGACATGGGCTTAATTATAAAAATGTAAAAAATATCGTAGATATCTTAGAAATCAAAGAGTTAAATATAGGACAAAGTATAGTAGCAAGATCAGTTTTTGTGGGCTTAGAAAAAGCTATATTGCAAATGAAAGCTTTGATTAAAAGATGA
- a CDS encoding exopolyphosphatase, Ppx/GppA family, translated as MLGIDIGSNTLRAVLMDENLNKLKSEEFIIAAAKNMQNDLISDEAVQRLFNALKNLQEKNYDLSKAMAVATAAFRKAKNSYSIFEKIEKEFKLKVKIIDAKTEAKLSVLGMQERLKSLSLFRKNLSYCDLGGASCEISNDDFSKSYDFGIISFYERMHFKNLKPNAYVKLFKKYPKNLSIIKDKKLKIHLSPYPMHLKQLALNAFNITENIKKHLKGNFFVLNSGVPTTLCAYKQGIKYKDYLEESVNGKILHQKDFFNFALKIWNLEQKKAKIYLGENRKKYLIAGSMILFALFSKQKLIVIDDGVREGVCIAHFKNIQF; from the coding sequence GTGCTAGGTATTGATATAGGCTCAAATACCCTAAGAGCTGTTTTGATGGATGAGAATTTAAACAAATTAAAAAGCGAGGAATTTATCATCGCTGCTGCTAAAAATATGCAAAATGATTTAATTAGTGATGAAGCGGTGCAAAGATTATTTAATGCTTTAAAAAATTTACAAGAAAAAAATTATGATTTAAGCAAAGCTATGGCAGTTGCTACAGCTGCTTTTAGAAAGGCAAAAAATAGCTATAGCATTTTTGAAAAAATCGAAAAAGAATTCAAACTCAAAGTAAAGATTATCGATGCAAAAACCGAAGCAAAATTAAGCGTTTTGGGTATGCAAGAGCGACTAAAGAGCTTAAGTCTTTTTAGAAAAAATTTAAGCTATTGTGATTTAGGGGGTGCTTCATGCGAAATTTCAAATGATGATTTTAGCAAAAGCTATGATTTTGGCATTATTAGTTTTTATGAAAGAATGCATTTTAAAAATTTAAAACCAAATGCTTATGTAAAACTTTTTAAAAAATATCCAAAAAATCTTTCTATCATTAAAGATAAAAAATTAAAAATTCATCTTAGCCCCTACCCTATGCATTTAAAACAGCTTGCTTTAAATGCTTTTAATATCACTGAAAATATTAAAAAACATTTAAAAGGAAATTTCTTTGTGTTAAATTCAGGCGTTCCAACTACACTTTGTGCTTACAAACAAGGCATAAAATACAAAGACTATCTAGAAGAAAGCGTAAATGGAAAAATACTTCACCAAAAAGATTTTTTTAATTTTGCATTAAAAATTTGGAATTTAGAACAAAAAAAAGCTAAAATTTATCTTGGTGAAAATAGAAAAAAATACCTCATAGCAGGTTCAATGATACTTTTTGCTTTATTTAGCAAACAAAAACTGATAGTTATTGATGATGGTGTTAGAGAAGGTGTGTGTATAGCACATTTTAAAAATATCCAATTTTAA
- a CDS encoding GatB/YqeY domain-containing protein encodes MSLKDQILEDIKEAMRSKDDFKRNTLRTLNACFKQIEVDERITLDNERIYKIIASEIKKRNEAALAFSKGAREDLAQKELQEVAILSAYLPKQLSDEELENELKKLIEKLQIQSLKEQGILMKEAKMAFGASVDGKRLNEMVRKLLA; translated from the coding sequence ATGAGTTTAAAAGATCAAATTTTAGAAGATATAAAAGAAGCTATGCGTAGTAAAGACGACTTTAAAAGAAATACTTTAAGAACACTCAATGCTTGTTTTAAACAAATCGAAGTTGATGAGAGAATAACGCTTGATAATGAAAGAATTTATAAAATCATTGCAAGTGAAATCAAAAAAAGAAACGAAGCAGCTTTAGCTTTTAGCAAAGGTGCTAGAGAAGATTTAGCACAAAAAGAACTCCAAGAAGTAGCTATATTAAGTGCATATTTACCTAAACAATTAAGCGATGAAGAATTAGAAAATGAATTAAAAAAGCTTATAGAAAAATTGCAAATTCAATCCCTAAAAGAGCAAGGAATTTTAATGAAAGAAGCTAAAATGGCTTTTGGAGCAAGTGTTGATGGCAAAAGACTTAACGAAATGGTAAGGAAACTTTTAGCATGA